Below is a window of Hyalangium ruber DNA.
GGCGCCGCCCAGTTCCTCAAGGAGGAGCACGCCCAGGGCCGCCCCTGGGACGACAAGGGCGACTTCCTCGACCTGCTGTTGGATCAGGTGGAGCGGCTGGACCGGGTGGTGAGCACCTACCAGCGCCTGGGGCGCGTGGAGCCCCTGCCCCGCCCGTTGGACATCAACCAACTGGCGCGGGACGTGCTGTCGCTGCAGGCCTTCACCGGCTACCCCCACGTGAAGCTGGAGCGCGTGCTCGCCGATGGGCTGCCCATGTGCGCGGGGGACTACGACTTGCTGGCCAACGCGCTGGAGAACCTGGTGCGCAACGCCTGCGAGGCCATGCCCCAGGGCGGCACGCTCACGGTCCGCACGCAGCGTGAAGCCGTGGATGACGGGGCGGGCGTGGTGCTGAGCGTGGAGGACACGGGCGAGGGCATGGACGCACGCACCCGCGAGCGGGCCTTCGACGAATTCTTCACCACGAAGGCCTCGGGCAGCGGGCTGGGGCTGGCCTTCGTGCGCCGGGTGGTGGAGGCGCACGGAGGTGCAGTGTCACTGACGAGCCGGGAGGGGCGGGGTACGATCGTCCACCTGCGCCTGCCCGCACAGGCAGCGCCCGAGGGCACTCCCGCCCCCGGAGAAGGAGCGCCGTGGCCGAGCCGCTGAAGGGTAACGTGTTGCTGGTGGACGATGACCCCGCCGTCGCCAAGGTGCTTGGCGCGCTGCTGGCGCAGGCGGGGCTCACGGTACACACGGCCAAGAATGGGGCGGAGGCGCTCACGCTCCTGGGGCAGAAGCCCATCGACGTGGTGCTGAGCGACGTGCGGATGCCGGGCATGAGCGGGCTGGAGTTGCTGAGCGAGGTGACGCGCCTGTTCCCGGAGGTGCCCATCGTCCTGATGACGGCGCACGGCACGGTACCCATGGCGGTGGAGGCCATGAAGGCGGGCGCGGCGGACTTCGTCCTCAAGCCGTTCGACCGGGAGGAGATCCTCTTCACCGTGCGCAAGGCGCTCTTGCGTGCGCAGGGCGAGGCCGAGCGCCCCACGCTGAAGACGAGCACCTTCGTGGGGGACAGCACCGCGATGGGCCAGGTGGAAGCGCTGCTCACGCGCGCGGCCTCGGGCACGGCCACGGTGCTGCTGCGCGGCGAGTCCGGCACCGGCAAGGAGCTGGCGGCCAAGGCGCTGCACGACGCCAGCCCCCGCCACGCGGGCCCCTTCGTGAAGCTGCACTGCGCGGCGCTGCCGGAGACGCTGCTGGAGAGCGAGCTGTTCGGCTACGAGAAGGGCGCCTTCACGGGCGCGGCCACGCGCAAGCCCGGGCGGGTGGAGCTGGCGGGTGGGGGCACGCTCTTCCTGGATGAGATTGGCGACATCACCCCGCACGTGCAGGTGAAGCTGCTGCGGCTGTTGCAGGAGCGCGAGTTCGAGCGGCTGGGTGGCACGCAGACCTTGAAGGTGGACGTGCGCTTCGTGGCGGCCACGCACCGGCCGCTCGAGGAGATGGTGAAGAAGGGCGAGTTCCGCGAGGACCTCTTCTACCGGCTCAACGTGGTGCCGGTGTGGCTGCCGCCGCTGCGGGCCCGGCCGGAGGACATCGAGCCGCTGGCCCGGCACTTCCTGGAGGTCCACGCGAAGGCCAACGGGCGGCAGCCCTTCACGTTGACTCCGGACGCGCTCCAGGCCCTGCGGTCCCAGCCGTGGCCGGGCAACGTACGCCAGCTGCAGAACTTCATGGAGCGGCTGGTGGTGCTCTCGGACGGCCCCACCCTGACAGGCGAGGACGTGGCGCGTGAGCTCGCCCGTCAGCCCGGGCTGATGCCACTGCCAGCGCCCTCGGCTCCCTCGAGCCCCCTGGCGCCGGCGGCTCCAGCGGGGGCCACGGGCAGTGAGTCCAAGACGCTGGACTCCCAGCGGCGGGAGACGGAGCGCCAGGCGCTGCTGGATGCGCTCAAGCGTGCCGGCGACAACCGCACGCTCGCTGCCCGCCTGCTCGGTATCAGCCGCCGAACGCTCTACAACAAGCTCGAGGAGCATGGGCTCGTGTAGCCCCCGGCTTCTGTCCTTCAGAGTCCCTCCGCCGCACATTGTGCAGAGGCGCGTTTTGCCCCCGGAGGATCTCTCATGAAGCTCTATTACAAACCCGGTGCCTGCTCGCTCTCTCCCCACATCGTGCTGAGGGAGTCAGGCCTGAAGTTCGACCTCGAGCGCGTCGACCTGCGCTCGCACACGACCGAGAAGGGCACGGACTACTACCGCATCAACCCGAAGGGGTACGTACCGGCGCTGGAGCTCGACGGCGGCCAGGTGCTGACCGAGGGCCCGGCGATCGTCCAATACATCGCCGACCAGAAGCCGGAGTCGAAGCTGGTGCCCGCCGCCGGGACGCTCGAGCGCTACCGCATGCAGGAGTGGATGCACTTCATCGGCACCGAGATCCACAAGGCCTACGGCCCCCTCTTCAACCCGAACGTCTCCGCGGAGGTGAAGCAGGCCGTGCTCGAGAAGGTGAGCAAGCGCTTCGACTTCGTCGCGAAGCAGCTCGAGGGCAAGCAGTTCCTCATGGGAGACCACTTCTCCGGCCCGGACGCCTATCTGTTCGTGATGCTCACCTGGGCCAGCAAGATGGGGCCTGAGCTGAGCCGGTGGCCGGTCCTGGGGACCTATCTGGGGCGCGTCGCCGCCCGGCCCGCCGTCAAGGCCGCGCTGGAGGCCGAGCAGCTCCCGCTCCCCACGGAGACGCTCAAGCCCGAACAGGCGGTGACCCAGGGCCGCAATATGAAACACTGACCCCCTATGCCCGAGCTGCGCGTCTGCATCGATGTCGATGATCTCGACAAAGCCATCACCTTCTATACCCAGGCCCTGGGGCTGAAGGTGGGCCGCCGCTTTGGCAACGACGTGGCCGAGCTGCTCGGAGCCCAAGTCCCCATCGACCTCCTCGCCAAGCCCGGGGGCACGCCCGCTCGCCCGGGCGGGCCTCCGGTGCGCGACTACGCCCGGCACTGGACGCCCATCCACCTGGACTTCGTCGTCACCGGGCTCGATGAAGCGGTGCAGCGCGCCCAGGCGATGGGCGCCTCGCTGGAGAAGGGCATCCAGGAGCAGAAGTGGGGCCGCATCGCCCTCCTGGCCGATCCGTTCGGCCATGGCTTCTGCCTGCTGGAGTTCAAGGGTCGCGGCTACGACGAGCTCACCGGGAGCTGAGCCCCTCAGAAGTGGTACGGCGTCTTCTTCGCCCACTCCGTCTTCGCGTATTTGCGCTGCAAGAGCTGGAAGGCCTGCTTCGACAGCTCGCTGGTCGCCCTGCTCTCGACCTCCGCGTCCTCGCACGTGGTGCGCGAGAAGCGCGTCTGCCGCACCGACTCGTGCAGCGCCTCGGGCACCAGCGCGTCGGTCGGGTGGCGCTTCGCGTAGTCCAGCGTGAAGCGGATGAGCAGGTCCGGAGACTTGCCCAGCGTCTTCAGCGCCTCGCGCTCCTGGCGCGCCTCCTGGCGCTCGGCCACGGAGATGTAGCGCGTGCCGCAGGGGCCCTTCGAGGCGTCGCAGTCCTGGTAGACGTCCGCGGCCTCCTTGCCACACCAGCCATTGGGCCCGCAGATGTCGTAGTCCCGCGCGGCCTGTGCCCGATAGGGACGCACGTAGGGTGACATGCCCGGCGCCTTGAGCAGCAGCAGCACCGCCGCCATCTTCCGCTCCTCGGGCTGCGTGCGCGCCTTCACCCGCGCCAGGTCCGCCGCCAACTCTGGCGCCACCTTCTCCAGGTGCGGCTCCAGCGCCTTCTCCTCCTCCCAGCGCTCCAGCAGCACCGCGCGCGTCCACCCCGACACCACCACCGCCTTGCGAAGCTCCGCGCTCAGGGCTCCGAGCAGCTTCGTGTCCTTGAAGCGGGACAGCGGCACGCCTCCGTCCAGGAACGCACCCGCGCGCTCGGGGGACAGGTGCGCGTACTTCGCCCACTCCTCGATCGTCAGCGCCGCCTCGCGCACCTCCCCCACCAGTGGCCGCAGCGTCATCGGCGGCAGCGGGGTCCCTCCCGCCTCCAGCAATGGGAGCAGCTCCTTGCGCGCCTCATCCACCCGGCCCATCTTCAGCGCCAGGCGCCCGCGCGCGGCACTCAGGGACAGGGAGGCCGGCGAGGACTTCGGCACCGTCTGGCTCCTGGCTACCAGCTCCGCCAGCTCCGGCTCATTCCCCTGGGCCCGGCTCAGCGCCGCCACCAGCCACGACACCGCGCCCGTCTTCTTCCACCGCTCCAGCGCCTGGGGGTAGGTGTCCGGCTTGTCGAACGTGTCCAGGAACACCGACAGCTCATCGTCCGAGGGGCCCTGCGTACGCCGCAGCAGGAAGTAGTCCCGCCACGCATAGCTGAAGTTGACGTCCGGCTTCTCCAGCAGCACCCGGCCCAGCACGTTGAGCTGCTTGTCGGGCCGCAGCCGGTAGTCGATGAACCACGTGAGCTGCCGCGTCTGCCGGTGGAGGTCCTTGAGCGCGGGCTCCTTCACGATGGCCACGCACCGCTCGCGCGCCTTCTCCAGCAGCGCCCGCTTCTCCGCCTCGGCCTGGGCCTTCACCGTGGACTGGCGGATGAGGGCCCGCACCGCCACGAGCCTCGCCCACCCGCTCCAGGGCGAGCCCTTGTCCTGGGCGATCGCGTCCAGGTGCCGCACCGCCTCCTCGTACTCTCGCGCGTAGAAGAGGGCCGCGGCCGTCTGGTAGGCGCGATCGGCGCGGACCAGCGGAGGCGCCTCCGCCGGCGCGGGCTCCGGCAGGACCCGCGTCTCACCGCTACAGTTCTGGAAGACCGCGTCCTGCGCTCGCACCCACCCGGCCACCTCGGGGCTGTTCGCTCCGAACTTCGCGATGCGCTCCTCCAGCGTCATCGCCGCCATCTCGAAGGCGCCCGTGAGGCAGTTGAAGAACCAGGTATCCGCCAGTTCCACCTCGGTGCCGAGGGTCCCTTCGGGGGGAGGCACGGGAACCTTCTGGCGCGCCTCCGTCCAGGGCGAGGTGTTCGACCCGGGATAGACGTTGAGCGTCCCGGCCAAGAGCGTGATGTGCTCCCGGTCCGCCGCGGACGGGCCCCGCATCAGCAGGAAGCCCACCGCCCGGCACATCGGGCCCTGTCGCGCCAGGTCTCCCAGGTTCCCCGCGAGACAGGCCTCGACATCCTCCCGAAGCGGCTCCTCGCCGCACTCCGGGCCACAGGCCTGGCTCGGCGTGGCGAACAGCAGCGGCACGGCCAGGACCACCGCCAGCATGGCTCGCCGGAACAGGGACTTCATGGCGACTTCTCCCGAATGCGTTGCAGGTCCTGAGCGCTCCAGGACCGAGGGTTGAACCAGTACGTGCGGCGCCCGGCGGGCAGCGTGGGCACGGGCTCGTCCGTCACGAAGCCCACGCTCTGCCGGCAACGCGCACCATCGAAGTCTCCGCGCCGCGCCAGCTCCGAGCGCACGAGCGCCGTGTCCGCGCCCATGCGGAACACCATGGGCACCACCTCGTCCACGGGCAGGCCATCCAGCCACCCATCGTCCAGACACCACGAGGCCAGCGCCGTCATGGAGAGCCGCAGCTCCGGCGGCAACGCGGCCCGCAGCTCCTGGAGCAGCACGCGGTAGAACGGACGCTCGGAGGCGCGCGCGTCGTAGTCCACCTGCACGGCGTCTGGCTTCTGCCGCCGCACCTGCTCGGTGATGAGCTGAAGCAACCGGGTGCGGTGGGCCTCACTGGGGATCGTGCCCCGGTCGACCTCGATGCGCATCACCGCCATGCGGTACGTGCCCGGAGGCACCACCAGCGGCTGGCGGCGGCGGCGCGGCTCCACCCCGTCCCCGGAGATATGGAAGGTCACCGCGTGAAAGGCGACGCCTTCCTGGGAGGGGTCGATGAAGGTGAGCCGCTCGGGACGCTCCCAGGCCCAGAGGAAGGTGCGCGGAGGCTCGGCGGCACTCGTGGACAACGGCGCCAGCAGGAGCCCGAGGCCCCAGGGGAACAGGGCTCGGAGCTTCCGACACAGGGACTTCATCCCTCGCTCCCAGCGTCCGTGGAAGCCAGGGAGCTCAGCTCGGCATGGAAGGCGCTCACCAGTCGGCGCGGGTCTGGAACCAGCCCCGCATCCACGGATACGCCCACCGTCACCTGCCCCGCGTAGCTGAAGATGCTCACCCCCAGCCCCAGCTTCGCCGCCTGGGGCACCCAGAACATCAACCCCGACAGCCGCGTCCCCGCCAGGTACACCGGGTGCCGGGGCCCCGGCACGTTCGTCATGATCAACGTGCCTCGCGTGCCCAGCACCTCCACGATTCGCCGCTCCAGCGCCGCGGGCGCCAGCCCCACCATGCCCAGGAGGCTGAAGGTCACCGCCGCCTCGGGCGAGCGCTTCAGCGCGTCCATTCGCCGCTTCAGCTCGCGCAGCCTCCGCCGGGGCTCCTCCTCCCGCACCGGCAGATCCAGGAACACCAGCCCGAAGCGGTTGCCCAGCTCGCGCGGGATCGGCTCGTCCAGCGGGCGCAGGTTCACGGGGATGAAGGCGCGCAGGTCCTCCACCGCCCCGCCCCGCTCCACCAGATAGCGGCGCAGCGCCCCGGTGACCGCCGCGAGCAGCACGTCGTTGATGGTGCTCTCCGTGGCCCGGCCAATGGCCTTCACCTCCTCGAGCGGAATCGGCTCGGACCACGCGGCGCGCTTCACCGTGCCCAGCTCGCCCCGCAGCACCGTGGGCGGATCCGCGGGCAGCAGCGCCAGCCGGCTCAGCGTCGCCGCCCCTCGCGCGCCCTGGCGCACCAGGTCTCCCACCTGGATGGGCTCGGCGATGAGCTCCGCCCCCCGCTTCCACGCAGCCCGAGTGCCCTGGGCCACCGTGCGCGCCCCGCGCAGCAGCTTCATCCACCCCGGCGTCGGCGCCTCCCGCCGCTCCGGCTCCGGCGTGAAGTGTCCCTCCGCGCGCTCATCCATGAGCGACAGCAGCACCCGCGCCAGGGCGATGCCATCGGCGATCGAGTGGTGCAGGCGGGCCAGCAGCGCACCTCCCTGCCCGAAGCCCTCCACCACGTGGAGCTGCCAGAGGGGGCGCGAGCGCTCCAGCGGCGTACTCATCCACTGGCTCACCAGCTCTTCCAGCGCGGCCCGGTCTCCGGGGGGAGGCACCACCGCGTGCTCCACGTGCGCATCCAGCTCGAAGGCCGGGTCCTCCTCCCAGTACGGCAGCCCCAACCCGCCTTCGGGCTCCACCAGTCGCTGCCGGAAACGCGGGAAGCGCTCCACCATCCGCTCGCGCACCACCGCCTTCAGCCGCTCCCA
It encodes the following:
- the gstA gene encoding glutathione transferase GstA — translated: MKLYYKPGACSLSPHIVLRESGLKFDLERVDLRSHTTEKGTDYYRINPKGYVPALELDGGQVLTEGPAIVQYIADQKPESKLVPAAGTLERYRMQEWMHFIGTEIHKAYGPLFNPNVSAEVKQAVLEKVSKRFDFVAKQLEGKQFLMGDHFSGPDAYLFVMLTWASKMGPELSRWPVLGTYLGRVAARPAVKAALEAEQLPLPTETLKPEQAVTQGRNMKH
- a CDS encoding VOC family protein, yielding MPELRVCIDVDDLDKAITFYTQALGLKVGRRFGNDVAELLGAQVPIDLLAKPGGTPARPGGPPVRDYARHWTPIHLDFVVTGLDEAVQRAQAMGASLEKGIQEQKWGRIALLADPFGHGFCLLEFKGRGYDELTGS
- a CDS encoding DUF3142 domain-containing protein → MKSLCRKLRALFPWGLGLLLAPLSTSAAEPPRTFLWAWERPERLTFIDPSQEGVAFHAVTFHISGDGVEPRRRRQPLVVPPGTYRMAVMRIEVDRGTIPSEAHRTRLLQLITEQVRRQKPDAVQVDYDARASERPFYRVLLQELRAALPPELRLSMTALASWCLDDGWLDGLPVDEVVPMVFRMGADTALVRSELARRGDFDGARCRQSVGFVTDEPVPTLPAGRRTYWFNPRSWSAQDLQRIREKSP
- a CDS encoding WS/DGAT/MGAT family O-acyltransferase, translating into MERMASIDAAWLRMEEPANLMMITAVLWFEEPPDWERLKAVVRERMVERFPRFRQRLVEPEGGLGLPYWEEDPAFELDAHVEHAVVPPPGDRAALEELVSQWMSTPLERSRPLWQLHVVEGFGQGGALLARLHHSIADGIALARVLLSLMDERAEGHFTPEPERREAPTPGWMKLLRGARTVAQGTRAAWKRGAELIAEPIQVGDLVRQGARGAATLSRLALLPADPPTVLRGELGTVKRAAWSEPIPLEEVKAIGRATESTINDVLLAAVTGALRRYLVERGGAVEDLRAFIPVNLRPLDEPIPRELGNRFGLVFLDLPVREEEPRRRLRELKRRMDALKRSPEAAVTFSLLGMVGLAPAALERRIVEVLGTRGTLIMTNVPGPRHPVYLAGTRLSGLMFWVPQAAKLGLGVSIFSYAGQVTVGVSVDAGLVPDPRRLVSAFHAELSSLASTDAGSEG
- a CDS encoding sigma-54-dependent transcriptional regulator, which gives rise to MAEPLKGNVLLVDDDPAVAKVLGALLAQAGLTVHTAKNGAEALTLLGQKPIDVVLSDVRMPGMSGLELLSEVTRLFPEVPIVLMTAHGTVPMAVEAMKAGAADFVLKPFDREEILFTVRKALLRAQGEAERPTLKTSTFVGDSTAMGQVEALLTRAASGTATVLLRGESGTGKELAAKALHDASPRHAGPFVKLHCAALPETLLESELFGYEKGAFTGAATRKPGRVELAGGGTLFLDEIGDITPHVQVKLLRLLQEREFERLGGTQTLKVDVRFVAATHRPLEEMVKKGEFREDLFYRLNVVPVWLPPLRARPEDIEPLARHFLEVHAKANGRQPFTLTPDALQALRSQPWPGNVRQLQNFMERLVVLSDGPTLTGEDVARELARQPGLMPLPAPSAPSSPLAPAAPAGATGSESKTLDSQRRETERQALLDALKRAGDNRTLAARLLGISRRTLYNKLEEHGLV